In Helianthus annuus cultivar XRQ/B chromosome 9, HanXRQr2.0-SUNRISE, whole genome shotgun sequence, the following are encoded in one genomic region:
- the LOC110875510 gene encoding uncharacterized protein LOC110875510 — MDDKPESSAATKPNTLHPAYSVTNINAKIRTLDGTNVTYSNWVKLFNLHVTAYKVANHIDGSPAPAKTALDYDVWKELDAEILKRIIDNNASAHDAWAKLEMIYLSNKKARAAALETQFCNMTLGACASLDDYCQQLQSLASQLADVNEPVSDSRLVL, encoded by the coding sequence ATGGATGACAAGCCTGAATCCTCTGCCGCCACCAAACCCAACACCCTTCACCCCGCCTACTCGGTTACCAATATTAATGCTAAAATCCGTACCTTAGATGGCACGAACGTAACCTACTCTAACTGGGTTAAGCTGTTTAACCTTCATGTCACCGCCTACAAAGTTGCAAACCACATTGACGGCAGCCCAGCCCCTGCAAAAACAGCCCTGGATTATGATGTATGGAAGGAACTCGATGCTGAGATCCTCAAACGCATCATTGATAACAATGCCTCGGCACATGATGCTTGGGCCAAGCTGGAAATGATATACCTCAGTAATAAGAAGGCACGGGCTGCTGCACTCGAAACCCAATTCTGCAACATGACCCTTGGTGCCTGTGCTTCTTTGGATGATTATTGTCAGCAACTTCAGAGTCTTGCATCACAACTCGCTGATGTCAACGAACCTGTCTCTGACTCTCGGCTGGTCTTATAG